Proteins encoded in a region of the Trypanosoma brucei gambiense DAL972 chromosome 11, complete sequence genome:
- a CDS encoding ribosomal protein s26, putative: MTTKRRNHGRAKPPCSRGRVRPVHCFNCSRLVPKDKSVGRFVVRRMLDQASARDVAEASLIYGSGFPMPKLYMKQRYCIACAIHSRTVRARPVEDRKRRYTSKVPFRPTGK; the protein is encoded by the coding sequence atgacGACGAAGCGCCGCAATCATGGTCGTGCCAAGCCTCCCTGCAGCCGTGGTCGTGTCCGGCCTGTGCACTGCTTTAACTGCAGCCGTCTCGTTCCCAAGGACAAATCTGTTGGCCGCTTTGTGGTCCGCCGTATGCTCGATCAGGCTTCCGCCCGTGACGTGGCTGAGGCATCCCTCATCTACGGTTCTGGTTTCCCTATGCCAAAGCTCTACATGAAGCAGCGCTACTGCATTGCCTGCGCTATTCACAGTCGAACTGTACGCGCCCGCCCTGTGGAGGATCGCAAACGTCGCTACACGTCCAAGGTGCCCTTCCGTCCAACTGGCAAGTAA